Part of the Fodinicola acaciae genome is shown below.
CGACGCCGCGAACGCGCGGTCGTGGTGTTGCGCTACTACAACGACATGTCCGAGGCGGAGGTCGCCGAGACCCTCGGAATCAGTGTCGGGACGGTCAAGTCGCAGGCGTCCC
Proteins encoded:
- a CDS encoding sigma factor-like helix-turn-helix DNA-binding protein, translating into MVAHPRRRRRERAVVVLRYYNDMSEAEVAETLGISVGTVKSQASRALAKLRAHSASESVPTGESR